A part of Propioniciclava coleopterorum genomic DNA contains:
- a CDS encoding 3-isopropylmalate dehydrogenase produces the protein MTDAVSSARPTIAVIGGDGIGPEVVAEGLKVLDAATGAQAFDYVHYDLGAERWQRTGEVLPDSVMAELAAADAIVLGAVGAAPGSKAIPSGLLERGLLLKLRFAFDHYVNLRPSKLYPGVTTPLSDAVVDRGPIDFVVVREGTEGLYAGVGGSLAAGTAAEVASEVSVNTARGVERVVRDAFERAQRRRRKVTLVHKHNVLTHAGGLWNRIFTAVAAQYPDVTTDYLHVDATMIMLVTDPQRFDVIVTDNLFGDIITDLAAAVTGGIGLAASANLNPSGAFPSMFEPVHGSAPDIAGQGIADPTATISSMALLLDHLGRREQAAAIEAAVDADVAQRGAARRSTSQVGDAIAARVAG, from the coding sequence ATGACCGACGCCGTTTCCTCCGCACGTCCCACCATCGCCGTCATCGGCGGCGACGGGATCGGCCCCGAGGTCGTCGCCGAGGGACTCAAGGTCCTCGACGCCGCGACCGGGGCGCAGGCCTTCGACTACGTGCACTACGACCTGGGCGCCGAGCGCTGGCAGCGCACGGGCGAGGTGCTCCCCGACTCGGTCATGGCCGAACTGGCCGCCGCGGACGCGATCGTGCTGGGCGCGGTCGGTGCCGCCCCGGGCAGCAAGGCGATCCCCTCGGGGCTGCTGGAGCGCGGCCTGCTGCTGAAGCTGCGCTTCGCCTTCGACCACTACGTGAACCTGCGGCCGTCCAAGCTCTATCCCGGCGTCACCACGCCGCTGTCCGACGCCGTCGTCGACCGCGGGCCGATCGACTTCGTGGTCGTGCGCGAAGGCACCGAGGGCCTGTACGCGGGCGTGGGCGGCTCGCTGGCCGCCGGCACCGCGGCCGAGGTCGCCAGCGAGGTGTCGGTGAACACCGCCCGCGGCGTCGAGCGAGTGGTGCGCGACGCGTTCGAGCGGGCGCAACGGCGCCGCCGCAAGGTGACGCTCGTGCACAAGCACAACGTGCTGACCCACGCGGGCGGGCTGTGGAACCGCATCTTCACCGCGGTCGCGGCGCAGTACCCCGACGTCACCACCGACTACCTGCACGTCGACGCCACGATGATCATGCTCGTCACCGACCCGCAGCGCTTCGACGTCATCGTCACCGACAATCTGTTCGGCGATATCATCACCGACCTGGCGGCCGCCGTCACGGGCGGGATCGGGCTCGCCGCCTCGGCGAACCTCAACCCCTCGGGCGCCTTCCCGTCGATGTTCGAGCCGGTGCACGGCTCGGCCCCCGACATCGCCGGCCAGGGCATCGCCGACCCCACCGCCACCATCTCGTCGATGGCGCTGCTGCTCGATCACCTGGGACGCCGCGAGCAGGCCGCCGCGATCGAGGCCGCCGTGGACGCCGACGTGGCGCAGCGCGGCGCCGCTCGCCGCAGCACCTCCCAGGTGGGCGACGCGATCGCCGCCCGGGTGGCCGGCTGA
- a CDS encoding transglycosylase family protein produces MNNTPKRLLALAATTAVAVGGSVALAAPAHADVWDSVAQCESGGNWSINTGNGYHGGLQFSPSTWRAYGGTAYAPTAAQATKAQQIAVAQKVLAGQGPGAWPVCSKKAGLTKSNGGASGGTAEAPRATTTKKATTQKASTQKATPAKKTTPAKSTTTKATTAKATTTKKATPKRATTVKATETTGKRFITVKPGDTLSELAVANHVDGGWRTLWSLNKGKVSDPNLIFVGQKLAIG; encoded by the coding sequence ATGAACAACACTCCGAAGCGTCTGCTCGCCCTCGCGGCCACCACGGCCGTTGCAGTCGGCGGCTCCGTCGCTCTCGCCGCGCCGGCTCACGCAGATGTCTGGGATTCGGTCGCGCAGTGCGAGTCCGGCGGCAACTGGTCCATCAACACCGGCAACGGCTACCACGGCGGCCTGCAGTTCAGCCCGTCCACGTGGCGCGCCTACGGCGGCACCGCCTACGCCCCCACGGCCGCGCAGGCCACCAAGGCGCAGCAGATCGCCGTCGCGCAGAAGGTCCTGGCGGGCCAGGGCCCGGGCGCGTGGCCCGTCTGCTCCAAGAAGGCCGGCCTCACCAAGAGCAACGGTGGCGCGTCCGGCGGCACCGCCGAGGCCCCCCGCGCGACCACCACCAAGAAGGCCACGACGCAGAAGGCCTCCACGCAGAAGGCCACGCCGGCCAAGAAGACCACCCCGGCGAAGTCGACCACGACCAAGGCGACCACCGCCAAGGCCACCACCACGAAGAAGGCCACGCCGAAGCGTGCGACCACCGTCAAGGCCACCGAGACGACCGGCAAGCGGTTCATCACCGTGAAGCCCGGCGACACCCTGAGCGAGCTCGCGGTGGCGAACCACGTCGACGGCGGCTGGCGCACGCTGTGGAGCCTCAACAAGGGCAAGGTCTCCGACCCCAACCTGATCTTCGTCGGCCAGAAGCTGGCCATCGGCTGA
- the hisF gene encoding imidazole glycerol phosphate synthase subunit HisF, whose amino-acid sequence MSVAIRVIPCLDVDGGRVVKGVNFTNLRDAGDPVELARAYGDQGADEVTFLDISASADGRATTYEMVTRTAETVFIPLTVGGGVRGVDDVDRLLRCGADKVGINTGAIARPQAIAEIAERFGDQVVVLSVDARREPDQPSGFGVTTHGGRRSAGLDALEWARRAVDLGAGEILLNSMDADGTTAGFDLAMIEAVRAAVDVPLIASGGAGTVQHFVDAARVGADAVLAASVFHYGTLSIAQVKAGLAEAGFEVRIERPIA is encoded by the coding sequence ATGAGCGTCGCGATCCGTGTCATCCCCTGCCTCGACGTCGACGGCGGCCGCGTGGTCAAGGGCGTCAACTTCACCAACCTGCGCGACGCGGGGGACCCCGTCGAGCTGGCCCGCGCCTACGGCGATCAGGGCGCCGACGAGGTGACCTTCCTCGACATCTCGGCGTCCGCGGACGGCCGCGCCACCACGTACGAGATGGTCACCCGCACCGCCGAGACGGTGTTCATCCCGCTCACCGTCGGCGGCGGCGTCCGGGGCGTCGACGACGTCGACCGGCTGCTGCGCTGCGGCGCCGACAAGGTCGGCATCAACACCGGGGCGATCGCCCGCCCGCAGGCCATCGCCGAGATCGCCGAGCGCTTCGGCGACCAGGTCGTCGTGCTGAGCGTGGACGCCCGCCGCGAGCCCGACCAACCGTCCGGCTTCGGCGTCACCACGCACGGCGGCCGCCGCTCCGCCGGCCTGGACGCCCTGGAGTGGGCGCGCCGCGCTGTCGACCTGGGTGCGGGGGAGATCCTGCTCAACTCCATGGACGCCGACGGCACCACCGCCGGCTTCGACCTGGCGATGATCGAGGCCGTTCGCGCCGCGGTCGACGTCCCGCTGATCGCCTCGGGCGGCGCCGGCACGGTGCAGCACTTCGTGGACGCCGCCCGCGTGGGCGCCGACGCCGTGCTGGCCGCCTCGGTGTTCCACTACGGCACCCTGTCCATCGCCCAGGTCAAGGCCGGCCTCGCCGAGGCCGGATTCGAGGTCCGCATCGAAAGGCCGATCGCATGA
- a CDS encoding branched-chain amino acid aminotransferase, with amino-acid sequence MPVTFDVQPSPSARTDAEVAEILADPGFGRFFTDHMVSITWTKGQGWHSPKVVPYGPLSLDPSAAVLHYGQEIFEGMKAYRHEDGSVWLFRPERNGERFRTSAARMMLPDLPVDLFVQAVRELVTIDARYVPEAAGEHSLYIRPFMIASEAFLGVRAAEEVTFLVIASPVGPYFAEGVKGVDIWVTDKWARAGVGGTGAAKCGGNYAASLIAQYEGYEHGCTQVMFIEAAEKDRVEELGGMNVFLISADGQLVTPALTGTILDGITRDSILAVGEQLGLTPVERRLSAQEFLDGIAEGTFVEAFCCGTAAVISPISGFKSERGEWRLKGQDFATTVRIRDAVLDIQYGRTPDRFDWLQRVV; translated from the coding sequence ATGCCCGTGACCTTCGACGTCCAGCCCAGCCCGTCCGCCCGCACCGACGCGGAGGTCGCGGAGATCCTCGCCGATCCCGGCTTCGGGCGCTTCTTCACCGATCACATGGTCTCCATCACCTGGACCAAGGGCCAGGGTTGGCACTCGCCGAAGGTCGTCCCGTACGGCCCGCTGTCGCTGGATCCGTCCGCCGCGGTCCTGCACTACGGGCAGGAGATCTTCGAGGGGATGAAGGCCTACCGCCACGAGGACGGCTCGGTGTGGCTGTTCCGGCCCGAGCGCAACGGCGAGCGCTTCCGCACGTCGGCGGCCCGCATGATGCTGCCGGACCTGCCGGTCGACCTCTTCGTCCAGGCGGTCCGCGAGCTCGTCACGATCGACGCGCGCTACGTCCCGGAGGCCGCGGGCGAGCACAGCCTCTACATCCGGCCGTTCATGATCGCCTCGGAGGCGTTCCTCGGGGTCCGCGCGGCGGAGGAGGTCACCTTCCTCGTCATCGCGTCGCCGGTCGGGCCGTACTTCGCCGAGGGCGTCAAGGGCGTGGACATCTGGGTCACGGACAAGTGGGCGCGCGCCGGCGTGGGCGGCACCGGCGCGGCGAAGTGCGGGGGCAACTACGCGGCGAGCCTGATCGCCCAGTACGAGGGCTACGAGCACGGCTGCACCCAGGTGATGTTCATCGAGGCGGCCGAGAAGGACCGCGTCGAGGAGTTGGGCGGCATGAACGTCTTCCTCATCAGCGCGGACGGCCAGTTGGTGACCCCGGCGCTGACCGGCACGATCCTGGACGGCATCACCCGGGATTCCATCCTCGCGGTCGGGGAGCAGTTGGGCCTCACCCCCGTCGAGCGCCGGCTCTCCGCGCAGGAGTTCCTCGACGGCATCGCCGAGGGCACCTTCGTCGAGGCGTTCTGCTGCGGCACCGCGGCGGTCATCAGCCCCATCTCCGGGTTCAAGTCCGAGCGGGGGGAGTGGCGCCTGAAGGGGCAGGACTTCGCGACCACGGTCCGCATCCGGGACGCCGTCCTCGACATCCAGTACGGCAGGACGCCGGATCGTTTCGATTGGCTGCAGCGGGTCGTCTAG
- the ilvN gene encoding acetolactate synthase small subunit produces MKTHTLSVLVENKPGVLARISGLFARRGYNIESLAVGPTERPELSRITVQVGANAPEVLEQITKQLNKLVEVIKIVELEDTAVRRELILIKLKADPVARSQIIDIVQLFRGKTVDVHNDSMVIEATGSPDKLEALLEMLRPYGVRELVQSGLVALGRGSKSLTDRSTRGERLKPSAH; encoded by the coding sequence GTGAAGACCCACACGCTGAGCGTCCTCGTCGAGAACAAGCCGGGCGTCCTGGCCCGCATCTCGGGGCTGTTCGCCCGACGCGGCTACAACATCGAGTCCCTGGCGGTCGGCCCGACCGAGCGTCCCGAGCTGAGCCGGATCACCGTCCAGGTCGGCGCCAACGCCCCCGAGGTGCTGGAGCAGATCACCAAGCAGCTCAACAAGCTCGTCGAGGTCATCAAGATCGTCGAGCTCGAGGACACCGCGGTGCGCCGGGAGCTGATCCTCATCAAGCTGAAGGCCGACCCGGTCGCCCGCAGCCAGATCATCGACATCGTGCAGTTGTTCCGCGGCAAGACCGTCGACGTGCACAACGACTCGATGGTCATCGAGGCCACCGGCAGCCCGGACAAGCTGGAGGCGCTGCTGGAGATGCTGCGGCCCTACGGCGTCCGCGAGTTGGTGCAGTCCGGCCTCGTCGCACTCGGCCGCGGCTCCAAGTCGCTCACCGACCGTTCCACCCGCGGCGAGCGGCTCAAGCCGTCCGCCCACTGA
- a CDS encoding HAD-IC family P-type ATPase, with translation MLEQRVRPDARATLEYFRDQDVAVKVISGDNARSVGAVTSTLGVVTGAPVDARSLDTPEKLAGAVEEHQVFGRVTPDQKRAMVAALQAGGHTVAMTGDGVNDVLALKDADLGVAMGSGASATRAVAKIVLLDDRFATLPSVVAEGRRVLGNIERVANLFLTKTVYSAMLALLVVLWRVPFPFQPIHVTITGWFTIGIPAFLLSLAPNNERARPGFVQRVMRLGLPAGIVVATTTFITYLLLYPGGQPDATTTQQVAAGTLACLIIGATWVLSVVARPYRWWRVGLVATAYLAYALIFWLPATQRLFLLDTSNGAMMQTGVLMGLLAAALVEATWWIRAKVFGAPAVLWVRPDAPDEPVAPQPEEPRPS, from the coding sequence GTGCTGGAGCAGCGCGTCCGGCCGGACGCCCGCGCGACGCTGGAGTACTTCCGCGACCAGGACGTCGCCGTCAAGGTGATCTCGGGCGACAACGCCCGCTCGGTGGGGGCCGTGACCTCGACGCTGGGCGTCGTCACGGGGGCGCCGGTGGACGCGCGCAGCCTCGACACGCCCGAGAAGCTCGCCGGGGCCGTGGAGGAGCACCAGGTCTTCGGCCGCGTGACCCCCGACCAGAAGCGCGCCATGGTCGCGGCGCTGCAGGCGGGCGGACACACGGTGGCGATGACCGGCGACGGCGTCAACGACGTGCTGGCGCTCAAGGACGCCGACCTGGGCGTCGCCATGGGGTCGGGAGCCTCGGCGACGCGCGCCGTCGCCAAGATCGTGCTGCTCGACGACCGCTTCGCCACCCTGCCCAGCGTCGTGGCGGAGGGCCGGCGCGTCCTGGGCAACATCGAGCGCGTCGCCAACCTGTTCCTGACCAAGACCGTCTACTCGGCGATGCTGGCGCTGCTCGTCGTGCTGTGGCGCGTGCCCTTCCCGTTCCAGCCGATCCACGTGACCATCACAGGCTGGTTCACCATCGGCATCCCGGCGTTCCTGCTGTCGCTGGCCCCCAACAACGAGCGCGCGCGCCCCGGATTCGTGCAGCGCGTCATGCGGCTCGGCCTGCCCGCGGGGATCGTCGTGGCGACCACCACCTTCATCACCTACCTGCTGCTCTACCCGGGCGGGCAGCCCGACGCCACCACGACGCAGCAGGTGGCCGCCGGCACCCTGGCGTGCCTCATCATCGGCGCCACGTGGGTGCTGTCGGTGGTCGCGCGCCCGTACCGCTGGTGGCGCGTCGGTCTGGTCGCCACCGCCTACCTCGCCTACGCGCTGATCTTCTGGCTGCCCGCGACGCAGCGGCTCTTCCTGCTCGACACCTCCAACGGCGCGATGATGCAGACCGGCGTCCTGATGGGCCTGCTGGCGGCGGCGCTCGTCGAGGCGACGTGGTGGATCCGTGCCAAGGTGTTCGGCGCTCCGGCGGTGCTGTGGGTGCGTCCCGACGCGCCGGACGAGCCGGTCGCGCCCCAGCCGGAGGAACCCCGGCCCAGCTGA
- a CDS encoding DEAD/DEAH box helicase, translating into MTETPDDDRTTPAERREPDPIGAEVVGEQRFPAPGPAYAEFEAAFPFALDPYQRDGCAVVEAGAGVLVAAPTGAGKTVVGEFAVFLALRQGKRCFYTTPIKALSNQKYHDLVERFGTHRVGLLTGDTSINGDADVVVMTTEVLRNMIYAGSSALRNLGFVVMDEVHYLADRFRGAVWEEVIIGLAPSVQLVSLSATVSNAEEFGDWLGEVRGDVRVVLSERRPVPLFQHVMAGRRLYDLFSDEAPTASALPVKGDVNPELVKLAKSDAKYVRDDSRTRRGRRTRDRIERNQAGRGDRGPNLVPRRDGAVEKLEAEGLLPAIYFIFSRVGCDAAVGQLLHSGLRLTTPDERARLEAIADAVASGLSPEDLDALEFGTFREGLRRGIAAHHAGMLPAFKEAVEQGFVEGLVKVVFATETLALGINMPARSVVLEKLVKYNGEAHVDITPGEYTQLTGRAGRRGIDVEGHAVVLWQRDIDPRQVAGLASRRTYPLRSSFSPTYNMAVNLVGRVGPERARGLLEQSFAQYQTDKSVVGVARAVARNTDRIAALWRDAACEAGDFEAYARGRAEIKRLENESAKSRRTDRRAEAISALLELVPGDIIGVPAGRHEGWAVVVDPGKRDRGNPTPTVMTEQRQLKKLSLTDFPSPPAVAGRMRVPKHFDPRQAKDRRNLSAAFHSKLAGIDTRASRYVPAAMDAEVTEKIDALRAELKAHPVHGCPDREAHSRAAEKALRLERDTADLRRQVERRSNTIALRFDRICSVLRALGYLSGDGRRVTPAGAMLARIYSELDLVAAEAIRAGVFDELTAPEFAAVASSLTYESRGGEQKRPARMPNRSTEIAQSAIRHIWRDLSLMERDHKLDPSRDPDIGFAEATFAWASGEDLAGILAATDLTAGDFVRSMRMVIDLLGQLADAAGQGVVRATAREAIDMLRRGVVSAAYDEDD; encoded by the coding sequence GTGACTGAGACCCCGGACGACGACCGCACCACCCCGGCGGAGCGTCGGGAGCCGGACCCGATCGGCGCCGAGGTGGTCGGTGAGCAGCGGTTCCCCGCGCCCGGGCCGGCCTACGCCGAGTTCGAGGCGGCCTTCCCGTTCGCGCTGGACCCCTACCAGCGCGACGGCTGCGCCGTCGTGGAGGCGGGCGCCGGCGTCCTGGTGGCGGCGCCGACGGGGGCGGGCAAGACCGTCGTGGGGGAGTTCGCGGTGTTCCTGGCGCTGCGCCAGGGCAAGCGCTGCTTCTACACCACGCCCATCAAGGCGCTGAGCAACCAGAAGTACCACGACCTGGTCGAGCGGTTCGGGACGCACCGCGTCGGCCTGTTGACCGGTGACACCTCGATCAACGGTGACGCCGACGTGGTCGTCATGACGACCGAGGTGCTGCGCAACATGATCTACGCCGGCTCCTCGGCGCTGCGGAACCTGGGCTTCGTCGTGATGGACGAGGTGCACTACCTCGCCGACCGGTTCCGCGGCGCGGTCTGGGAGGAGGTCATCATCGGCCTGGCGCCCAGCGTGCAGCTGGTGTCGCTGTCGGCGACGGTCTCCAACGCCGAGGAGTTCGGCGACTGGCTCGGTGAGGTGCGCGGCGACGTCCGGGTGGTGCTGAGCGAGCGGCGTCCGGTGCCGCTGTTCCAGCACGTGATGGCCGGACGCCGGCTCTACGACCTGTTCAGCGACGAGGCGCCCACGGCGTCCGCGCTGCCGGTGAAGGGCGACGTCAACCCCGAACTCGTCAAGCTGGCCAAGTCGGACGCCAAGTACGTCCGCGACGACAGCCGCACCCGCCGCGGCCGGCGGACGCGGGACCGGATCGAGCGCAACCAGGCCGGACGCGGCGACCGCGGCCCGAACCTGGTTCCCCGCCGCGACGGCGCGGTGGAGAAGCTCGAGGCCGAGGGCCTGCTGCCGGCGATCTACTTCATCTTCAGTCGGGTGGGCTGCGACGCCGCCGTGGGCCAGCTGCTGCACTCCGGCCTGCGGCTCACCACGCCCGACGAGCGGGCCCGCCTGGAGGCGATCGCGGACGCCGTGGCGTCGGGACTGAGCCCAGAAGACCTGGACGCGCTGGAGTTCGGCACGTTCCGCGAGGGGCTGCGCCGCGGGATCGCCGCCCACCACGCCGGCATGCTCCCGGCGTTCAAGGAGGCCGTCGAGCAGGGCTTCGTCGAGGGTCTGGTCAAGGTCGTGTTCGCCACCGAGACGCTCGCGCTGGGCATCAACATGCCCGCCCGCAGCGTCGTGCTGGAGAAGCTGGTCAAGTACAACGGCGAGGCCCACGTCGACATCACGCCGGGGGAGTACACCCAGCTCACCGGGCGGGCCGGGCGGCGCGGCATCGACGTCGAGGGACACGCGGTCGTGCTGTGGCAGCGCGACATCGACCCGCGGCAGGTCGCGGGGTTGGCGTCCCGGCGCACCTACCCGCTGCGGAGCTCGTTCAGCCCCACCTACAACATGGCGGTCAACCTGGTCGGGCGGGTCGGGCCCGAACGGGCCCGGGGCCTGCTGGAGCAGTCGTTCGCGCAGTACCAGACCGACAAGTCGGTGGTCGGCGTCGCCCGCGCGGTGGCCCGCAACACCGACCGGATCGCCGCCCTGTGGCGCGACGCCGCCTGCGAGGCCGGCGACTTCGAGGCGTACGCCCGGGGGCGTGCCGAGATCAAGCGGCTCGAGAACGAGTCCGCCAAGAGCCGGCGCACCGACCGCCGCGCCGAGGCGATCTCCGCGCTGCTGGAGCTGGTGCCCGGCGACATCATCGGCGTGCCGGCGGGCCGGCACGAGGGGTGGGCCGTCGTGGTCGACCCCGGCAAGCGGGACCGCGGCAACCCCACGCCCACCGTGATGACCGAGCAGCGCCAGCTCAAGAAGCTCTCGCTCACCGACTTCCCCTCGCCGCCGGCGGTGGCGGGCCGGATGCGGGTGCCCAAGCACTTCGACCCCCGGCAGGCCAAGGACCGGCGCAACCTGTCGGCGGCCTTCCACAGCAAGCTGGCGGGGATCGACACCCGCGCGTCCCGCTACGTGCCCGCCGCGATGGACGCCGAGGTCACCGAGAAGATCGACGCGCTGCGCGCCGAGTTGAAGGCGCACCCCGTGCACGGCTGCCCCGACCGCGAGGCGCACTCCCGTGCCGCGGAGAAGGCGCTTCGGCTGGAGCGCGACACCGCCGACCTGCGCCGCCAGGTCGAGCGCCGCTCCAACACCATCGCGCTGCGCTTCGACCGGATCTGCTCGGTGCTGCGCGCGCTGGGCTATCTCTCCGGGGACGGCCGACGCGTCACGCCCGCCGGCGCGATGCTGGCCCGGATCTACTCCGAGCTGGACCTGGTGGCGGCCGAGGCGATCCGCGCCGGGGTGTTCGACGAACTCACCGCGCCCGAGTTCGCCGCGGTGGCGAGCAGCCTGACCTACGAGTCCCGCGGCGGGGAGCAGAAGCGTCCGGCGCGGATGCCGAACCGCTCCACCGAGATCGCCCAGTCGGCGATCCGGCACATCTGGCGCGACCTGTCGCTGATGGAGCGCGACCACAAGCTGGATCCCTCCCGCGACCCCGACATCGGCTTCGCCGAGGCCACGTTCGCGTGGGCGTCCGGCGAGGACCTGGCCGGCATCCTGGCGGCCACCGACCTGACCGCGGGCGACTTCGTCCGCTCGATGCGCATGGTGATCGACCTGCTCGGCCAACTCGCGGACGCCGCCGGCCAGGGCGTCGTGCGCGCGACCGCCCGCGAGGCGATCGACATGCTGCGTCGCGGCGTGGTGAGCGCCGCCTACGACGAGGACGACTGA
- a CDS encoding HIT family protein has product MSEHVTDPDCLFCRIVAGEIGSRQVHADDTAVAFLDLAPFKTGHTLVVPRTHVTDALAGPEVLAAIAPAIAATGRLLMDRLGATGLNILSNVGPDAGQSVFHLHVHLVPRYADDPGTDALVTRTADPDLDAVHAAITGA; this is encoded by the coding sequence ATGAGCGAGCATGTCACCGATCCCGACTGCCTCTTCTGCCGCATCGTGGCGGGAGAGATCGGAAGCCGGCAGGTCCACGCCGACGACACCGCAGTCGCCTTCCTGGACCTCGCGCCCTTCAAGACCGGGCACACCCTGGTGGTGCCGCGCACCCACGTCACCGATGCCCTCGCCGGGCCCGAGGTGCTGGCCGCGATCGCCCCGGCCATCGCCGCGACGGGGCGGCTCCTCATGGACCGCCTGGGGGCGACCGGTCTGAACATCCTGTCCAACGTCGGCCCGGACGCCGGCCAGTCGGTGTTCCACCTGCACGTGCACCTGGTGCCGCGCTACGCCGACGATCCGGGCACCGACGCGCTGGTGACGCGCACCGCCGACCCGGACCTCGACGCGGTGCACGCCGCGATCACGGGCGCCTGA
- the ilvC gene encoding ketol-acid reductoisomerase, producing MAEMFYDDNADMAVIQGRTVAVIGYGSQGHAHAMNLRDSGVDVRIGLKEGSKSRAKAEAEGFRVVSVADAAAEADLIMILAPDQHQRKIYTESIEPNLQPGDALFFAHGFNIRYGYITAPEGVDVCMVAPKGPGHLVRREYAEGRGVPVIVAVEEDATGNAWPLALSYAKAIGGLRAGGIKTTFTEETETDLFGEQAVLCGGASALVQAGFETLVEAGYQPEVAYFECLHELKLIVDLMYEGGIAKQRWSVSDTAEFGDYVSGPRVIDARVKENMKAVLADVQNGAFAKRFIDDQDAGAPEFKAFREKGEAHPIEATGRELRKLMAWVKSHDDDYVEGTAAR from the coding sequence ATGGCTGAGATGTTCTACGACGACAACGCCGACATGGCCGTCATCCAGGGCCGTACGGTCGCGGTCATCGGGTACGGCTCGCAGGGCCACGCCCACGCGATGAACCTGCGCGACTCCGGCGTCGACGTCCGCATCGGCCTGAAGGAGGGCTCCAAGAGCCGCGCCAAGGCCGAGGCCGAGGGCTTCCGCGTCGTCTCGGTGGCCGACGCCGCCGCCGAGGCCGACCTGATCATGATCCTGGCGCCCGACCAGCACCAGCGGAAGATCTACACCGAGTCGATCGAGCCGAACCTGCAGCCCGGCGACGCGCTGTTCTTCGCCCACGGCTTCAACATCCGCTACGGCTACATCACCGCGCCCGAGGGCGTCGACGTCTGCATGGTCGCGCCGAAGGGCCCGGGCCACCTGGTGCGCCGCGAGTACGCCGAGGGCCGGGGCGTCCCGGTCATCGTCGCGGTCGAGGAGGACGCCACCGGCAACGCGTGGCCCCTGGCGCTGAGCTACGCCAAGGCGATCGGCGGCCTGCGCGCCGGCGGCATCAAGACCACCTTCACCGAGGAGACCGAGACCGACCTGTTCGGCGAGCAGGCCGTGCTGTGCGGCGGCGCGTCCGCGCTGGTCCAGGCCGGGTTCGAGACCCTCGTCGAGGCCGGCTACCAGCCCGAGGTCGCCTACTTCGAGTGCCTCCACGAGCTCAAGCTGATCGTCGACCTCATGTACGAGGGCGGCATCGCCAAGCAGCGCTGGAGCGTCTCCGACACCGCCGAGTTCGGCGACTACGTGTCGGGCCCCCGCGTCATCGACGCGCGGGTCAAGGAGAACATGAAGGCCGTCCTGGCCGACGTGCAGAACGGCGCGTTCGCCAAGCGCTTCATCGACGACCAGGACGCCGGCGCGCCGGAGTTCAAGGCGTTCCGCGAGAAGGGCGAGGCGCACCCGATCGAGGCCACCGGCCGCGAGCTGCGCAAGCTGATGGCGTGGGTCAAGAGCCACGACGACGACTACGTCGAGGGCACCGCGGCCCGCTGA